A single window of Colletotrichum higginsianum IMI 349063 chromosome 8, whole genome shotgun sequence DNA harbors:
- a CDS encoding glycosyl hydrolase family 18 gives MVKVKTRWTLVREDRTNNIGLWTLCYVRDAFQTGNYESSARPAELKVSFGGTDYSISAWDYMPDGSVGIYHTSIPVLGAGGAWHAQFVRGRSVAIDYSVPQAISGSCPSGVVNWNSWVGSASASGSVSGKPPRDLSEQTYI, from the exons ATGGTGAAAGTCAAGACACGCTGGACCCTGGTGAGGGAAGACAGAACGAACAACATCGGGCTTTGGACTCTGTGTTACGTTAGAGACGCCTTCCAGACTGGAAATTACGAGTCTTCG GCCAGACCGGCTGAGCTCAAGGTCTCCTTCGGAGGCACCGACTATTCCATCAGCGCCTGGGACTACATGCCGGACGGCAGTGTCGGAATCTACCACACAAGCATTCCGGtcctcggtgccggcggcgcctggcACGCACAATTCGTGAGAGGGCGCAGCGTGGCCATCGACTACTCAGTGCCCCAAGCCATCTCCGGAAGCTGTCCATCCGGTGTCGTCAACTGGAATTCGTGGGTAGGATCGGCTTCCGCGAGCGGCTCCGTCTCCGGCAAACCCCCGCGAGACCTGTCCGAGCAGACTTACATCTAG
- a CDS encoding Glucanase — protein sequence MKSTITALSMLAMAVAQQVGTEQSETHPRLNWQRCTSGSCSNVNAEVVIDANWRWIHEVGGYRNCYEGNSWTGLCSGADDCAKNCAVEGADYGNTYGVSTSGNALTLKFVQQHGFGKNVGSRMYLMNGDSKYQTFTLLNNEFAFDVDLSTVECGINSALYFVAMKEDGGLSSETNNKAGAKYGTGYCDAQCARDLKFIGGKGNIAGWNSSETDNNAGVGNMGACCAEIDVWESNAHAYALTPHPCEDNNYHICEDDTCGGTYSEDRYGGGCDANGCDYNPYRMGNRDFYGPGKTIDTTRKFTVVTRFEPDRMYQVFIQDGRTITVPGAKWAGIPETSDITPEFCESQFAVFGERDRFNEVGGYPKLNAALEIPMTLVMSIWSDHYANMLWLDSTYPPERAGEPGTERGPCAPTSGVPAEVIEQFPNARVVWSNIRFGPIGSTYNIAT from the exons ATGAAGTCCACTATCACTGCACTTTCCATGCTGGCCATGGCTGTGGCCCAGCAGGTCGGCACCGAGCAATCTGAGACTCACCCCAGGCTCAACTGGCAAAGGTGCACATCTGGATCTTGCTCCAACGTCAACGCTGAAGTCGTCATCGATGCCAACTGGCGCTGGATTCATGAAGTTGG CGGATACCGGAACTGTTATGAGGGCAACTCGTGGACCGGGCTGTGTTCCGGCGCAGACGACTGTGCCAAGAACTGCGCCGTCGAGGGAGCCGACTATGGCAACACCTATGGTGTTTCGACCAGCGGCAACGCCTTGACGTTGAAGTTCGTTCAGCAGCACGGCTTCGGCAAGAACGTCGGCTCTCGCATGTACCTCATGAACGGGGACAGCAAGTACCAGACGTTTACCCTGCTGAACAACGAGTTCGccttcgacgtcgacctATCCACGGTTGAGTGCGGCATCAACAGCGCCCTCTACTTCGTTGCCATGAAGGAAGATGGCGGCCTCTCTTCCGAGACGAACAACAAAGCCGGTGCCAAGTACGGCACAGGCTACTGCGATGCTCAGTGTGCCCGGGACCTGAAGTTCATCGGTGGCAAG GGTAACATTGCGGGCTGGAACTCCTCTGAAACCGACAACAACGCGGGGGTTGGTAACATGGGTGCTTGCTGTGCTGAGATTGACGTCTG GGAGTCCAACGCCCACGCCTACGCCCTGACCCCCCACCCTTGCGAGGACAACAACTACCACATCTGCGAGGACGACACCTGCGGCGGTACCTACTCCGAGGACCgctacggcggcggctgcgacGCCAACGGCTGCGACTACAACCCGTACCGCATGGGCAACCGCGACTTCTACGGGCCCGGCAAGACCATCGACACCACCAGGAAGTTCACCGTCGTCACTCGCTTCGAGCCCGACCGCATGTACCAGGTCTTCATCCAGGACGGAAGGACCATCACGGTCCCCGGGGCCAAGTGGGCCGGCATCCCCGAGACCTCGGACATCACCCCGGAGTTTTGCGAGTCTCAGTTCGCCGTCTTTGGCGAGCGCGACCGCTTCAACGAAGTTGGTGGATACCCTAAGCTCAACGCTGCCCTCGAGATCCCCATGACGCTTGTCATGTCCATCTGGAGCGAC CACTACGCCAACATGCTCTGGCTCGACTCCACCTACCCTCCCGAGAGAGCCGGAGAGCCTGGCACCGAGCGTGGACCATGTGCCCCGACGTCCGGTGTTCCCGCCGAGGTCATCGAGCAGTTCCCCAACGCCCGGGTCGTGTGGTCCAACATCCGCTTCGGCCCTATCGGCAGCACCTACAACATCGCTACTTGA
- a CDS encoding Cytochrome P450, which produces MELHVFFLLLTLPVVARLCLTIYRALTSPLASVPGPFFARFTNLWFSIDDPFAARIIYAPGHGFPKSSWYDTWGDPNPHQWSLFSDRDERRHAANRRLYQNMYSMSSQAHYERYVDECADLFVQRLTEMSGRRGAAEPVDMGHWFQCYAFDVIGMITYSKRLGFLDRGQDVGDIIKNLDNHLRYASIVGVYSHLHPYLAPIRNRLGKKATGRKYIVDITKQYLAEHQSKPKAVDVGEASAPSKQTGTLDLLSKFFAKHSEDPTSFTQYHVLAGCVSNMVAGSDTTAVSLSATLYQLLRHPRAMEKLQSEVDQFFSLRDSDSKAVTLQESLQLPYLQAVIKESLRLHPATGLPLERVVPEGGASICGKFLPEGTIVGINSWVEHHRTSIFGDDAAEFRPERWLTTNSDRLSAMNRHWMPFGLGSRTCIGRHISMLEMCKLIPRLVHEFDFELNQGYPWLNKNCWFVKPVGWKINVCIRSPREP; this is translated from the exons ATGGAGCTTCATGTGTTTTTCCTCCTTTTGACTCTTCCCGTCGTGGCCCGGCTCTGCCTCACGATCTATCGCgccttgacctcgccgcTGGCATCAGTCCCTGGGCCCTTTTTTGCGCGCTTCACCAACTTGTG GTTCAGTATCGATGACCCTTTCGCCGCCAGAATCATCTATGCTCCCGGCCACGGCTTTCCAAAGTCTTCGTGGTATGACACATGGGGTGACCCGAACCCGCATCAGTGGTCACTGTTCTCGGACCGAGACGAGAGGCGACACGCCGCGAACCGCCGCCTCTACCAGAACATGTACAGCATGTCTTCACAGGCCCACTACGAACGATACGTCGACGAGTGCGCAGACCTGTTTGTCCAGAGGCTCACGGAGATGTCCGGCAGACGCGGCGCCGCGGAGCCTGTCGACATGGGCCATTGGTTTCAATGCTACGCCTTTGACGTGATTGGGATGATCACCTACTCCAAGCGCCTGGGCTTTCTGGATCGGGGCCAGGACGTGGGCGACATCATCAAGAATCTCGATAACCACCTCCGCTACGCTTCCATAGTTGGAGTATACTCGCATCTCCATCCGTACCTGGCCCCCATCAGAAATCGGCTCGGAAAGAAAGCCACGGGGAGAAAGTACATTGTGGACATCACCAAGCAATACCTGGCGGAGCATCAATCCAAGCCAAAGGCGGTCGATGTTGGAGAAGCGTCTGCCCCCTCGAAGCAGACCGGCACCCTGGATCTTCTCTCCAAGTTCTTTGCGAAGCATTCCGAGGATCCCACATCCTTCACACAGTACCATGTCCTTGCCGGCTGCGTGTCAAACATGGTTGCAGGCTCGGATACCACAGCCGTCAGTCTCAGTGCGACACTGTACCAGCTTCTCCGCCATCCCCGAGCCATGGAGAAGTTGCAGAGCGAGGTTGATCAGTTCTTCTCCCTGAGGGACAGCGATTCAAAAGCCGTCACTTTACAGGAAAGCCTTCAGCTGCCATACCTCCAGGCAGTCATCAAAGAGTCGTTGAGACTGCATCCAGCAACCGGCCTTCCTTTGGAGAGAGTCGTGCCGGAAGGGGGCGCATCTATATGCGGAAAATTCTTACCGGAAGGG ACAATCGTGGGCATCAATTCTTGGGTCGAGCATCATAGAACGTCCATCTTTGgcgatgatgcagccgaattCAGACCCGAGCGGTGGCTGACTACCAATTCCGATCGTTTGTCGGCTATGAACAGACACTGGATGCCG TTTGGCTTGGGATCGCGGACATGCATCGGAAGACACATTTCTATGCTGGAAATGTGCAAACTGATTCCTCGACTCGTCCATGAGTTTGATTTTGAGCTGAACCAGGGCTATCCATGGTTGAACAAGAACTGTTGGTTCGTGAAACCTGTCGGCTGGAAGATCAATGTGTGCATTCGGTCACCCAGAGAGCCCTGA
- a CDS encoding Aryl-alcohol dehydrogenase: MPFKDSFPDPESASAMELCFSPGAPVPHATSIPVVANPRLAEMKDPTEDWTGVTSTAERRKLQNRLNQRARRRRAQKLGKHSPSDPSPEPDSESDPASTVLVKAETPPNKQAIMVSGTGSKGRPDVCLLGKPYAQDHLIQFSEGAYKDYLSGNPRTNYLTTLVRVNVFHAFVQNARVLNFDKSWLTYEAISPFHMVGPGLGPAAVHPSCPESMRPTQLQLAVEHHPWIDLFPHPAMRDNFLRVVAEHGEDYVDEDDMCRDIVDVGAGAGVEESALIVWGEPWDPRGWEATEPFLRKWGWLLAGCPEMLEGTNYWRQKRGLPKLRFSGSTAHMHRPSTD, translated from the exons ATGCCATTTAAAGACAGCTTCCCAGATCCAGAATCGGCGTCAGCAATGGAACTGTGTTTCAGCCCTGGAGCCCCGGTTCCTCACGCAACGTCGATCCCCGTGGTTGCAAATCCTCGCTTAGCGGAGATGAAAGACCCTACCGAAGACTGGACCGGCGTCACAAGCACGGCTGAGAGGCGGAAATTGCAGAACCGCCTCAACCAGAGAGCTCGAC GGCGAAGGGCTCAGAAGCTTGGCAAACATTCTCCTTCGGACCCGAGTCCGGAGCCAGATTCGGAATCAGACCCAGCATCAACTGTTCTTGTAAAGGCGGAAACGCCGCCTAACAAACAGGCCATAATGGTCTCCGGTACAGGGAGCAAGGGGAGGCCAGATGTTTGCCTCCTGGGCAAGCCCTATGCCCAGGACCATCTCATACAGTTTTCCGAGGGGGCCTACAAGGACTACCTCAGTGGCAATCCCCGCACCAACTACCTCACGACCCTCGTCCGCGTAAACGTCTTCCACGCCTTTGTCCAGAACGCCCGGGTCCTGAACTTCGACAAAAGCTGGCTCACGTACGAAGCAATATCCCCATTCCACATGGTGGGTCCGGGTCTCGGTCCCGCGGCCGTACACCCCTCGTGCCCCGAAAGCATGCGTCCCACCCAGctgcagctcgccgtcgagcaccACCCGTGGATCGACTTGTTCCCCCACCCGGCCATGCGGGACAACTTCCTCCGGGTCGTTGCCGAGCACGGCGAGGActacgtcgacgaggatgataTGTGCCGGGATATCGTGGACGTGGGGGCAGGGGCTGGGGTCGAGGAATCGGCTCTGATCGTCTGGGGCGAGCCCTGGGACCCGCGCGGCTGGGAAGCCACTGAGCCGTTTCTGAGAAAATGGggctggctgctggccgGCTGCCCGGAGATGCTGGAGGGGACGAACTACTGGAGACAGAAGAGAGGACTGCCGAAGCTTAGGTTCAGCGGATCGACCGCGCACATGCATCGCCCTTCAACCGACTGA
- a CDS encoding Acetyltransferase/esterase: MEFNPTKSIVTNEECDIHYWHQGQGPLIVFIPGGNGHGRQYNPIIAALSGRYTCATFDRRQMSASQAKVNKRLNPPQQARDIRAIVRALGFDKAILFGSSMGAILAFQFAIDFPEMADHIISHEAPTFTLLPNATEVFEFLYSCLELYETVGVDAAQEKFSSRLFGYNDEGVPKPASPEPFNKDNFWANEFALLLGYLPSLHRMKENGTSVGLMRGTRSRDAWYAQAVDEQEKILGCPRLDVPGAHEGFQVELEAFLPYFLELLGVLERKSSGA; the protein is encoded by the coding sequence ATGGAGTTCAACCCAACCAAGTCGATCGTGACCAACGAAGAGTGTGACATCCACTACTGgcaccaaggccaaggccccCTCATAGTCTTCATCcccggcggcaacggccatGGGCGCCAATACAACCCCATCATCGCTGCGCTATCTGGCAGGTACACCTGCGCGACATTCGACCGGCGTCAAATGTCCGCGAGCCAGGCGAAAGTGAACAAACGACTCAACCCCCCACAACAAGCGCGTGATATACGTGCTATCGTCCGAgccctcggcttcgacaAGGCCATTCTCTTCGGCAGCAGCATGGgcgccatcctcgccttccAGTTCGCCATCGACTTCCCCGAAATGGCCGACCACATCATATCGCACGAAGCCCCGACCTTCACCCTGTTGCCGAACGCCACCGAGGTCTTTGAGTTCCTGTACAGCTGCCTCGAGCTGTACGAGACTGTGGGCGTCGATGCTGCGCAGGAGAAGTTCAGCTCGAGGCTTTTTGGATACAACGACGAGGGCGTGCCGAAGCCGGCATCGCCGGAGCCGTTCAACAAGGACAACTTTTGGGCCAACGAGTTCGCCCTCCTGCTGGGCTACCTGCCGAGCCTGCACCGGATGAAGGAGAACGGGACCAGCGTTGGGCTGATGAGAGGAACGAGGAGTAGGGACGCGTGGTACGCGCAGGCGGTGGACGAACAGGAAAAGATTCTGGGGTGTCCTCGGCTCGACGTTCCGGGGGCCCATGAAGGTTTCCAGGTCGAGTTGGAGGCGTTTCTCCCTTACTTCCTCGAGCTTCTGGGAGTTCTCGAGAGGAAGTCGAGTGGTGCGTGA
- a CDS encoding Cell wall anchored protein, whose amino-acid sequence MRRPVVQSAFASLIGIGIGIASASASASERDPPKLDDFDWTTITPSTKLVYHPCYEEFQCARLKVPLDWLDETNEHTVALAITKLPAKVPDDDPAFGGTIFTNPGGPGGSGVGLMLREGHILQDTADAAKKYEILSWDPRGIQFTSPRADCYEDLLARDTDSIQRLAIGPLDSSPDALRRHWARTHGYGKLCTQNAGNGSIIPYASTASVVRDMVEMLDKIQELRDEEAAAKGAAGDERAQKSLELRSAAKQVPRIQYWGFSYGSILGNTFASMYPGRVGRIIVDGIADPEDYMAGGWRTNLQDTEELVKFFYETCFASAGKCALRRPSDKNWQDIRRRVEDLVKQLDDAPVAVLDGKLTNILTGYDVTLSFKNPLYTPYREFPKLAEKLNSAIEGNYTALLEAAKAGIPRLDQACSHPNASDSSATFGDGGQAVLCSDGEDSTNFTVADYQAYVSELESQSPTFAGYWSQIRLACTGWRARPKWRFAGPFATPEHDPAGVEGRPAAPLLFMSSRLDPVTPLRNAWKASAQHPGSAVVIQESVGHCAIATGSRCSTEIIQKYFEHGTVPESGTVCQADCDVWGGDACLPSGMGIRVAPLAPPHDRSHPLVF is encoded by the exons ATGAGACGTCCAGTTGTCCAGTCGGCCTTTGCAAGcctcatcggcatcggcatcggcatcgccagcgccagcgccagcgccagtGAACGCGATCCGCCTAAGCTGGACGACTTCGATTGGACGACAATCACGCCCTCGACCAAGCTGGTATACCACCCTTGCTACGAAGAGTTCCAATGCGCGAGGCTCAAAGTGCCCCTCGACTGGCTCGATGAGACAAACGAGCACACGGTGGCGCTGGCCATCACGAAGCTCCCGGCCAAggtccccgacgacgacccggccTTTGGCGGCACCATCTTCACAAACCCGGGCGGCCCCGGCGGTTCCGGCGTCGGCCTCATGCTCCGGGAGGGCCACATCTTGCAGGATACCGCggacgccgccaagaagtACGAGATCCTCAGCTGGGACCCGCGCGGCATCCAGTTcacgtcgccgagggccgATTGCTACGAGGACCTGCTCGCCAGGGACACGGACAGCATCCAGCGCTTGGCCATCGGCCCTCTCGACTCCAGCCCCGACGCGTTGCGGCGCCATTGGGCGCGGACCCATGGCTACGGCAAGCTGTGCACGCAGAACGCCGGCAACGGCTCCATCATCCCCTACGCGTCCACGGCGTCCGTCGTCCGTGACATGGTGGAGATGCTGGACAAGATCCAGGAGCTGcgtgacgaggaggccgccgcaAAGGGTGCCGCCGGGGACGAGAGGGCACAGAAATCCCTGGAGCTGCGCAGCGCCGCCAAACAAGTGCCGCGTATCCAGTACTGGGGCTTCTCGTATGGCAGCATTTTGGGCAACACGTTTGCATCCATGTACCCGGGCCGCGTTGGCCgcatcatcgtcgatggCATCGCTGACCCCGAGGATTACATGGCGGGG GGGTGGAGGACCAACCTTCAAGATaccgaggagctcgtcaaGTTCTTTTACGAGACGTGTTTTGCGTCCGCGGGGAAGTGCGCTCTTCGCCGGCCCTCGGACAAGAACTGGCAGGACATCAGGCGCCGTGTCGAGGACCTGGTCAAGCAGCTGGACGACGCGCCCGTCGCGGTGCTCGACGGCAAGCTCACCAACATCCTGACGGGATACGACGTCACGCTGTCCTTCAAGAACCCGCTCTACACGCCCTACCGGGAGTTCcccaagctcgccgagaagctcaactCGGCCATCGAGGGGAACTAcaccgccctcctcgaggccgccaaggccggcatCCCGAGGCTCGACCAGGCCTGCTCCCACCCCAACGCCTCCGACTCGTCCGCCACgttcggcgacggcggccaggccgtcctctgctccgacggcgaggacagCACCAACTTCACCGTCGCCGACTACCAGGCCTACGTCTCCGAGCTCGAGTCCCAGTCCCCGACCTTCGCCGGCTACTGGTCCCAGATCCGCCTCGCCTGCACGGGCTGGCGCGCCCGGCCCAAGTGGCGCTTCGCCGGCCCGTTCGCGACGCCGGAGCACGACCCGGCTGGCGTCGAgggcaggccggcggcgccgctgctGTTCATGTCGTCGCGGCTCGACCCGGTGACGCCGCTGAGGAACGCGTGGAAGGCGAGCGCGCAACACCCCGGGTCGGCCGTCGTGATCCAGGAGTCCGTCGGCCACTGCGCCATAGCCACCGGCAGCCGGTGCTCGACCGAGATCATCCAGAAGTACTTTGAGCACGGGACCGTGCCGGAGAGCGGGACGGTGTGCCAGGCTGACTGCGACGTCTGGGGCGGCGATGCCTGCCTGCCGTCGGGCATGGGCATCAGAGTGGCGCCTctggcgccgccgcacgACAGATCCCACCCGCTCGTCTTCTAG
- a CDS encoding Zinc-binding dehydrogenase, translating into MSETTIRKAVITEFGDVSKVRIVQDTIAPPPANHVQVATIYSGFSGSDINMRKGVYPMQKKAPLTPGYCLVGTVRTNGPGASKFLPGDVVACLTVYDAEADLVNLPEKYLIRVPAGIDLQQATALILDWSTAYAMVFEAAKVTAGQRVFVHGVSGAVGYAVMKLCQLQGAEVYGTASERHHEAARAQGATPFVYTDKEWMRAVKDAGGADAVFDPLGFESWDESFSVLSATGILVGYGGNLRSLNDGGEDRSVVGPTMKLLARGMVPFCGKRTRFYYITRDDATFEPNLRALFDLLAAGKITVPIKRVWELEEIQEAHRQWTTSTGVGSSLVRLSGAKEA; encoded by the coding sequence ATGTCGGAAACCACCATCCGCAAGGCCGTCATCACCGAATTCGGCGACGTCTCCAAAGTGCGCATCGTCCAGGACACCATCGCGCCCCCTCCGGCGAACCATGTGCAAGTGGCGACCATCTACTCGGGCTTCTCCGGGTCCGACATCAACATGCGCAAGGGCGTCTACCCGATGCAGAAGAAGGCGCCGCTGACGCCCGGCTACTGTCTCGTCGGCACCGTCAGGACCAACGGCCCCGGCGCGTCCAAGTTCCtccccggcgacgtcgtcgcctgCCTCACGGTctacgacgccgaggccgacctcgtcaacctcCCCGAGAAGTACCTCATCCGCGTCCCCGCGGGCATCGACCTGCAGCAGGCCACGGCGCTGATCCTGGACTGGAGCACGGCGTACGCCATGgtcttcgaggccgccaaggtgACGGCGGGCCAACGGGTCTTCGTCCACGGCGTcagcggcgccgtcggctaCGCCGTCATGAAGCTGTGCCAGCtgcagggcgccgaggtgtACGGCACGGCGTCGGAGCGGCACCACGAGGCCGCCCGCGCGCAGGGCGCCACGCCCTTTGTGTACACGGACAAGGAGTGGATGCGGGCCGTGaaagacgccggcggcgcggacgccGTGTTCGACCCCCTCGGCTTCGAGAGCTGGGACGAGTCCTTCTCGGTCCTGTCGGCGACGggcatcctcgtcggctACGGCGGGAACCTGCGGTCGCTCAACGACGGCGGTGAGGACCGGTCGGTCGTCGggccgacgatgaagctGCTGGCGAGGGGCATGGTGCCCTTCTGCGGCAAGCGGACGCGCTTCTACTACATCACCCGCGACGACGCGACGTTCGAGCCGAACCTGAGGGCCCTGTTCGACCTGCTGGCCGCGGGGAAGATCACGGTCCCGATCAAGAGGGTGTGGGAGCTGGAAGAGATCCAGGAGGCCCACCGCCAgtggacgacctcgacgggcgTGGGATCATCGCTTGTTCGGTTGTCGGGCGCCAAAGAGGCTTAG